CAGGATCTCTTTTCTAGCATTCTTCGTGTTTTAACCAATTAAGATGAGGCACTGTTTTAAAAAACGGAAGTCGGGATTATTTAGTAGAGAGATTTTTGAGTGAATAATCGGATAATTTCGATTAATCAGATTGACTAATCggaaataatttatttaataaataattctATTTAATGTCACtaatttttcataaaatttataaaaataaaatcacATATCATTAATTCAATATAGATGTTTAAATGGTaagatttataaaaaaatttatcaTCACTACTCACTAGTCCATAATTCACTAGTCAGTACTGGTAGTTACAAAATTACAAATGTAAAAAATGTAATCATTTGTTGAATAAATTAGAATAACTTAATATTGTTAATTGATCGAGCAAGCGAGTTGAGTGTTGAGATTCGAGAATAATTCAATTACCGATTTGTAGGGAAGATTTaagaatataaaaatatacgatTGTTTCtgtatttaattaattattaaatgttagatgttaattattattaaaaaaaaattatttttttttgttaatttcAAACCTTGACCGATTCGACCGATTTTTGACCCGAATTGATAGATTTTTCCCGAACTACCCGACTTTTGAccgattttttaaaaaactaTAATTTAACCCGATTAACGATTAATCGAGACGGAACTCATCTGAACTCCGATTAATTGATTAATCGATTGATTTTTAGAACACTGACAAATATGAGTGATGATAATTACATAATTGCGACTGAATTATTACATAGAGATTAATTAATCGGGTTTGTAATTAtataattatacaaatatataattatataattgcGACCCGATTAGTACAGAGAAAGTGATTATAATGCTGCATGTGAAATGAATTAAACTTTGTTGATTGACGACGTTGTTTAACAAGAAAAAGGTGAATAAAACAGCACGAGTGAAGAAGACTATATTAACATACGTTGCAGGTAGGGCTGTACAAACGAACCGTTCAACCGTATTTAACCGTTCAACTGATCGTAACCGAACCGTATTTACGGATAATCACGAAACGCAGATTGATtgtaaatttaaattttaaaaatcgttcattcgcggtttggatgcggttttaaattcttgaaaatcgcaatcgcaacatatatttataataaaatatatttcaaaaaatgtaattgatattatataaattaataaatatacacatttattaactaatcttaggttaatgttaagacttcgttcataagattcacaatcattataagatatataaccaaGCAAATGAAAAATGTAATTAACATGTAATTTTTTTAtccttttcctttttcttttctatcgcctccatatttttgtatatttttaATATCCTTACTACACACGGAGcattagtttgtattttatttttgaatgtaaatttatcacgtaacttaaacttgaatttattaatatttcgaatttatatttttgcaagttattaattattttaaaataactggttgaaccgcaaaccgatccgcaataactgcaaattcgcaaccgcaatTGACGCGGTTAACCACAATCGCATTTGCGGTTATGGAtgacaattttctaaaaccgCTATTCGCGATTTAGTTCGACTTTTACCCCAAAATCGATCTGATCCGAACCGCGTACGCGGTTGCGGAtgacaattttctaaaaccgCTCTTCGCGATTTGATTCGACTTTTACCTCAAAATCGATCCGATCCGAACCGCGTACACCCTTAACTGCGGGTACTAATATGTTTGAAATAAACACGTATATAACTTTATTAGTAGAGCACAGTTGAGAGTGTTGATGTGAACTCAAAGGTCCACATGTTGTCATCTATTTTGGCAAAAGCAACCGTTCTGTTTGTCAATGGAAATCGTACCCGCATCATTTGGAAAGATGCATGTAAACGAAACCCCCCACTAAAGAACAAAATTCATATGGGTGAGCAGAAAACTGCACAAAACTGTCCGCACCGCATTAATCCGTACTACAAAACGTGGTTTTTAATTTTCGTGGTACGGTTGCGGtttgaattttaaataaaccGTGCGGTGCGGTGCGAGTTgtggttttaaatttctgaaatgcgGTTCAAACCACACTGCATCGCAATATTTAATAtgttatactccctccgtccctcccaaatgtttacatttgggtggggcgcggagtttaagaaaaatgataaaatagtggaggaaagttaaaaaagtgagtaaaatagtgggaccgattaatattatatgtataaagtggatatagtggagagaagtagtggatgtagttattttaaaaattataaaaaccttactatttttggaaagttttgaaatgtaaacaattggatgggacatccaaaaaaggaaagtgtaaacaaatgggagtGACAGAGGGAgtaaaagaatatatatatataatatacttatatTCCTATCGGGTCATCCCACTAAATATTTACAACCCAATACTTAATTAGATTATTGTTTGCTCTTTAGTTGGCCGCACAAACACTTCCCACAAGTACCAAGATTACATTACATCCTACTGTTTCTTATGTGATTAGAATAGTTAGTCTTGAACTCAATTCATGATCATTGtttacaaatttattttttaaacttAATAATAAATCATGATCAAATTTTGAAGCTGCTAGTTATGTCTTTTGCTTTGCACTTTTAAGTTATTTTTGTTTTGTAATTGAATTCCTAAAAAAGTTAAAATTTCCGGTGTGTAATTTCTAACTTGTATTATTGAaaaatattggtgaatttgtgTTATAACATTCAGAATTttgattaaatttaagttttgtatttttatttaaatcTGTCGAATTTTTAAAGTGTAAACCGCGGTGAACCGCACCACACCGCACCGTATTTTCGTGGTGTGGTTTATGCGGTTTTTAAGGGTACGCGGTGCGGGTGCGGTTTGAAAATTTGATCAAACCGCATATGCAGTTTGATTTGCGGTTTGAGAAAAAAACTGCACCGCCCGCACCGCGCTAACCCCAATTCACATATATAACTTATTATAACATTTCTTATAGCATTGAATGTCAAGGAAAACCTCCGGTGAATAGCATTACAAAATCGAGTTATACTGTCCGTCGGAATTACCTCTTTTTCATGTTGAATATTATTTTCCTGAAGTCATAAATGCAAGCTTCGTACTTAGTTGCTTATTCGAAAGTTTTTTTTTTACGATTTTTTTTATATGTTCATCGGGACAGAATAAGATAGGCAGGTATCaaattttgattaattattttttaatatatattttttgttaataAGTGAAATCATATTTTATTGGTTCACAAAAATTTGAATTATCAAATTTTGATACTTAGTTAACGTAAATTGACTtctattttatttaaattttatttttattagttaGTATTTATCCAAGCGCTTATTTAcctttaatttgaatttttttatcaataattaagtaatattaaatgaACTATATCGAGAAagttaattataaaataattataagataatattgattaatattaaattatctaaaataacaaATATATGATTCATAAGATAATTAAAattatactctttattaataagcgcAATTATGTTTTGTTATTGCACAAAAGTAAGTATATATAGAAATACCAAATTTTGGTATTAACTTAACACAAATTAACTTATGTTCtctttaaactttattttctaTTAGTTAAATTAGGTGCATAACTAGAATTATAATTAGATTTATAAGTCACattagtaaaaaaaaaattatatgatgACATTCTACAATTACACTCCACTTCGATTTCATTTAATTACATAATTTAACAatattcattttatttaatttgatttataCTTTGCAGGGATTATTATGAAATTCTGTTTATACAAATAATAACTTGATATTACTTTTAATCTTACCGACTACTATACATGATACACCATTTGCatgcaaaaaaataaattaaccaataaGAATAATTAAATTAATACAATAATTATTGTTACATTGTGATCACAGGTACATATTCGTTAAAATATCTTTGCTACTCCCTAGGTTTTTTTAATAGTCACTTAACTTTTTTTAACTCAATTTTAAATATTTAGACTGCATAAttaagaaaattatttttaaattttattttctaaataaaaaatttacacttttatttaaaaaagaaaattttaaaaataataatttttattatataatcAATGCATTTTGTGTgcaaaaaatttaaaatacaaTTAAAATGAAAAGATGAGCTGCAAGATTTATGTTAACGTGGCATTCTGATTAATGAGTGCGAGTTTGACTTTGATTTGATGTTTAAACGATGGATCAAATTATGATAAACGATGAATTATTAGGGACAATATACATAGAATACGCATTGTCTAGCTATCAAAACGGACGAGTAGCTAAACAACAAACATACGTGGGACGCTTGGAGGGTAGACTTTGCTTATCTTAACATGGTAAAAAAGTTTATTATAAGAGTAGCGAGGTGATGACTTTTTACCTCTTTGTATTTTATATTTCCTTTTACATACATTGCTACCTTGACTGAATGATCTAAACAACAACCTTGTCTCATGCAATTTTTGAccttttaattatttatcgatatGCATGGTCTTACTTTGTCCATTTGTTTAACTTCCCTTAACCTCCTTATCACATTAGTATATCCATTGTAGGACCATTACATATATGCACCGGTATTCTTCTATATATACATCTTATGTGCTTCCATACTCTCTTCAACAAGTCATTTACTTCTATTTATCTTCTTTAGTCCAAACACATTGTATTTTTGGAGTTCACATTGTCTATTTATCTTGTTTTTCATGGCTCTCCTTAGCTTTTTTCTTGTGGTTTTTTTGTACTCATCTACAAGTTATGCTCAGGGTCCACCTTCACCTGGATATTACCCTAGTTCTAGGGTTCGTTCTATAGGTTTTAATCAAGGCTTTAGGAGTCGTTGGGGAGCTCAGCATCAAACTATAGACCATAACTCCTTGACTGTTTGGCTTGATAGAAGCTccggtctctctctctctctctctctctctctctctcatacacacacacacaaacatgACTTGTTTCACTTTCAACTGGACTATAAACAACAGAAATTTTCCTTCGTAAATGCTGTGTAAATTTCCTGTAGTAAAAAACCTTATGTGTTGTAGTGGTTAATGCAACATTTGCATGTGTATTTTGTCATTCTTAGTTTAAATATTTGCTGAAACATATTGTAGATTTATTTTTTTTGCTCTATTTGTGAATGTAGGAAGCGGTTTCAAATCAATTAATTCGTACAAGTGGGGTTACTTTGGTGTTGCTATGAAGCTCCAACCAGGTTATACGGCAGGAGTTATAACATGTTTTTACGTAAGTAATAATCAAATACCTACTTTTTAACTGAATAAATTATGATGAAAGTGATTGATTGAAAATcattttattatataaataaatttgttattattaaaaaattgattTGAGTGATGCACGGTTGTATTGATTAATATTGGTATGGTCAGTTATCTAACAATGAAGCCTACCCGGGAGATCATGATGAGATTGATCTTGAGTTCCTAGGAACAACACCAGGCAAGCCTTATACACTTCAAACTAATGTTTGGATGAAAGGAAGTGGAGATGGAAGTACTGTTACTGGaagggagatgaagtttcatCTTTGGTTCGATCCAACGAAAGATTTTCACAACTATGCTATTCTATGGAACCCTTCTGAAATCATGTATTATATATTCTCTATCTGTCTTTTATCCATGGCCTCCAATTTTCTTCATGTCTATATAATACTAATttatatccttgcatgcaaaagaTACACGTATACGTACATGTTAACATCTGTATGATAAAACAAAAGATTTAGCAGGTAAAGGGTAGATAGAATGTAAAATTGTTAGTTTAATCATATAATTATTTTAAGATGATATTATATTAATTAGTCAATCATGTATGGTCAAATTATTGTAGTTGTCCTAACTCCTATGGACCATACAGCTtttgtttcttttccttttaCAAGAGTGTAAATGACAGAAGAGAAAAACATATAAAATTCATGGCGAATCCCATGAAAATGTTATTAGATTCTGAAATCACTACTTGATATTGACCTGATACATGTCGCACCATACACATATCACTTCATTAGTCTGGCTTAGTTGCTTTCACTTTCAAATTATCAGGTGCTGACAAAATAATATTTGGTGCATGGTGTATGTGTTAAATGCAGATTTTTTGTAGATGATGTGCCTATTAGAAGATATGCAAGAAAATCTGATGAAACATTCCCATTGAAGCCTATGTGGGCTTATGGTTCAATTTGGGATGCTTCATCATGGGCCACTGAAGGAGGAAAGTATAAAGCAGATTATAGATATCAACCATTCGTAGGCAAGTACAATAACTTCAAGATTGCTGGATGTGGCGTTAATGCTCCTGCATCTTGCCGCCCCGCTTCCGCGTCTCCGGCAAGAACTGGTGGTCTTAGTCGCCAGCAGTATGCAGCAATGGCATGGGTGCAGAGGAATTATAAGGTGTATGATTATTGCCGAGATTCTAGTAGAGACCATAAGCATACACCTGAGTGTTAAAAAGGTTTGTGGGGGGATGTTAAATGTGTGGTGTATTTGTGAATGTTAAAAAGTGAGAGTGTGATTGGATGGCTTGAGATGGGGCCAGTTGCTACAAAATATGAGCAAGATTTAGTTTGATCGCCCAAGCCTCCGAAATTGTAAGAGAGTTATGTTTGTGTTATTTGTTGTTTGTCAAGTGGAGCATAAGTTGGTTTCCAAATGATTGGAGCATCTCATATGGAAAATGTATGAGAATATTGTCTAAccataaaatatataatatataaatctatatatttattattacttTCTTCTcagaaatattttaaaaacttttattATCATAATTACTTCAATGACATATTGACATTGGTTTTAGTGATTTTAACGAGGTAGCTAGAAAGATCATGTGTCTTTAGTGAAAATGTATATAAGTATTTCTTTTATTTTGGGAGGATCTTAAATATGGTTGTAGGGTAGGTTCAAAGAAAATACTAATATTTTACATTACAATTGGGATGTAcatatgaaaaatattttaatttttttaaaaaaactacaAAGATAAGTTGAACCCACTTCACAAGTTTGTTTAATTAATGGGCTTAATATAAAACTTCAATAGAATGTACACCCAGAAACTAAAGTCCAAATGGCCAAATCATTTAATTTATTAAAAGAGTGAATACTATGAGTTTCAATTGCAACCATGTCCGACCTTAGCTCAGTTGGTAGAGCGGAGGACTGTAGTTGTTCCAATAGTAATCCTTAGGTCGCTGGTTCGAATCCGGCAGGTCggattattttattttttaagatttttttaGCGAAAAACTTTATGCATAAAATAAATTCATTACTCTTTCAACtttttttttaaaagattttttcaACAAAAAACTTAATGCATAAAATAAATTCATTACTCTTTCAACTTTTAAAACTTAATACATAAAATAAATAGGCTTTATAATATATTATTCTTTCACTTGTTCAACTTTTATAGCTAACAATGTAATGTCATTGCACAATATGATTGTCAATACTAgcataaaataaattaattactctttcaacttttaaaacttaatatataaaataaataggCTTTATAATATCTTATTCTTTCACTTATTCAACTTTTATAGCTAATAATGCAATGTTATTGCACAATATGATTGTCAATACTAGCCTATCAGGGGTCCCAAAATAGTTTGGGGGTTTGACAAAAAAACATTTAAAATATTTGTACCAAAACATTGTTGTTGTCTTTTCATTTTTGTGATTTTCTGTTGTGCAGAAACCTCATTTTTACAACAATTCCTCTGTTTTTTGTGTTTGGTTTCTTGATCAACTCCAACATCTTAACAACCCTTTTTTAGGAATATTGAATGAGGTTGAGTTTAGATAAAAAGGAGTTTTCAAATGTCAGAGATTGAAAGACACTGATTGGGTTCGGTGGTGGTTCATTTTTGCTTATCAAACAAAACAAGCAAGTAATGATATTGAAAAGAAGAGGGGTGTGTATATATTTTTAAATCCTATTTGCTTATGaaacataattaaaataaatgtTATAATCTTCTTTTTTAAGGATATTGTATTGGTAAATGCAGGCAGTTTTGGTTGAGCTGAGTTATTTTGGAGAAAAACTAGATTTAATGGTAGAAGAACATTCATTAAATAAGAATATTTAGGAGTAAACTTAATTTGTGTACAACGACCACCTGAGCTGCAAATTCTAACAGATACAAATATTCAACTGAACATAAACGATTAGTGTTATAACATTTTTTGGTATGTATGTTAAAAAATGTAATAATTTTACTTTTTAGAATAATAATTTAAAGAATATAGAATAGAGGATTCTCTCAAATGGTGTTATTGCAATTTGCAAATATGCATAGGTATAGAAAAAACTCAGCATTTGGTGACCTAACATTTGTCATATTTTAATTTGTGGACACACGTACATGTACACATAcagaattttattttattatccagAAAATTTTTAAATGTACACTTGGCACATAGGTATTTGACAACGATCAGGGGAACCGTTTCAATAACTGGGGCATATCTCCTTTTTCCCAACGTGATTAATCTGTTTTttttttcatttacataaatgATCACATGTTATTCATCTGCTTACAATTCATTATTTGAGGATAAAAAGAATCAAAGGGTCAAAAATTAAACGTGGCCTTAGTTAATTTATTCTTGTTTTTTGAGTTATCGGTTGCTCATAATTAAGTTTTGAAGGATATACTCCAAGGAGATTAGCTTCTTTAGGCTATGATAAGAGCACATTTTTCAAGCAAATTTCCCAGGCCTCTTGACAACACTCTTCCTCTTCTGGTCATGAGTTGGTCACCTCCTTGTAGCCTTTTCTGTCCCGGGCGGGGATATTGGCATCTGTAATAATTGGATTTTCATTTCCGTTAATAATGTCTTGTAGCACTGAGCTACGTACATTGTTCGATGTAGGGTCGTTGGTTAGTTCTTACTAAACGTAAGGATCATCGGAATTTTGTATAATCACGAGGCAGTACTGAAAGATCTTTCACGCAAAAACATGCACAGATCATCAAGGGGGGGGGGGGCTGACTTGCATTAGTACTCATTGTTATAGGCAATCTTTCTTGATTCTGGCTGCTGCATGCTTTGGTGCTAAGAACTAGAGAGAGGGACATATACAAGAAGTTCCTAGAAGAAACTTAGAGAAATGAAGGATAAGATTGTCAAGCAGATTATCCTCTTTAAACCATTTTGCCCAGCTGTCAGATATTGCCGGTCACACATATGTGATTATGCAAATGTTAGtgatgatgttttagtttaaagCTCTAATCGGAAATTCCATGAGTGACTTTCACTTTAATCTTAAGTTAAGGCTACGATTCTTAGTAGTCTTATTTTGGAGATTCTCTTCATtcaattttattataattaatatatatatatatatttattatattatttatattttgtggtTTTACATGTGTGTATAAGAAAATGTGTGGTGTTTGTCTTTGATGCATTAAGAAATTATAAGTTGGAAGGCCAGTTTATTTGATTATAGTATTTCTACTATACTTGCTATGTAAATCTTGCTTTTATTTATGCGAGGAAAAATGTTTTTCTCGTTGTGCTCACTGCTCAGTCAGCTTACGCTTTAGTTTTATGACAATGGATTGTGAATACAGTATATGGTTTttcaagttttggtcaacttaTACAACAACTTTCAATTGTGTA
The sequence above is drawn from the Apium graveolens cultivar Ventura chromosome 2, ASM990537v1, whole genome shotgun sequence genome and encodes:
- the LOC141707406 gene encoding putative xyloglucan endotransglucosylase/hydrolase protein 32, producing MALLSFFLVVFLYSSTSYAQGPPSPGYYPSSRVRSIGFNQGFRSRWGAQHQTIDHNSLTVWLDRSSGSGFKSINSYKWGYFGVAMKLQPGYTAGVITCFYLSNNEAYPGDHDEIDLEFLGTTPGKPYTLQTNVWMKGSGDGSTVTGREMKFHLWFDPTKDFHNYAILWNPSEIIFFVDDVPIRRYARKSDETFPLKPMWAYGSIWDASSWATEGGKYKADYRYQPFVGKYNNFKIAGCGVNAPASCRPASASPARTGGLSRQQYAAMAWVQRNYKVYDYCRDSSRDHKHTPEC